A single window of Callithrix jacchus isolate 240 chromosome 6, calJac240_pri, whole genome shotgun sequence DNA harbors:
- the LOC144582948 gene encoding uncharacterized protein LOC144582948 has protein sequence MSSAPELRVRPGGWHLPPGLAGAGFPALRGWLGGLPSRTLARAEEGAALRNATCALPAREVSPRRPFADSALGRAPQRSAPERGRRVTHPPPTLPPPKPERRPLPARAFVTSAFIRVRNTNVGIRIQILGARRGQTHEAGHGPPVSPRHVGRRCTLISLGRHEPRRERDTPGDPSRDQDTGQVDQLDQNARMTTESPRAAPGHNSELRGPGKEEGSCGRQRDSGPAPKMNLEVHGPVDAARWMRVAWVCQG, from the exons ATGTCATCCGCTCCTGAGCTGCGGGTGCGGCCTGGAGGGTGGCACCTGCCGCCGGGCTTGGCTGGAGCAGGGTTTCCCGCTCTCCGAGGGTGGCTTGGGGGGCTCCCTTCACGCACTTTGGCAAGAGCGGAGGAGGGTGCGGCCCTTAGAAACGCCACCTGTGCCCTTCCTGCCCGAGAAGTGTCTCCCCGACGCCCGTTTGCAGACTCTGCCCTGGGCCGGGCTCCCCAGAGGAGCGCACCTGAGAGGGGACGTCGGGTCACCCACCCACCCCCGACCCTCCCGCCGCCCAAGCCAGAAAGGCGTCCACTCCCTGCTCGGGCGTTTGTGACAAGTGCGTTTATTCGTGTTAGAAATACAAACGTGGGAATCCGAATACAAATACTGGGGGCGCGGCGGGGGCAGACGCACGAAGCGGGGCACGGGCCGCCCGTGTCGCCAAGGCACGTCGGGCGCAGGTGCACCCTCATTTCACTGGGACGCCACGAGCCGCGCAGGGAGCGGGACACACCGGGGGACCCGTCGCGGGACCAGGACACCGGCCAAGTG GATCAACTTGACCAGAATGCACGAATGACCACGGAGTCGCCCAGGGCGGCCCCGGGTCACAACAGCGAGCTCAGGGGCCCTGGGAAGGAGGAAGGCTCCTGCGGACGCCAGAGAGACTCCGGACCAG CTCCCAAGATGAACCTGGAGGTACATGGACCAGTGGACGCAGCACGCTGGATGAGGGTGGCCTGGGTCTGCCAAGGCTAA